In one window of Carcharodon carcharias isolate sCarCar2 chromosome 14, sCarCar2.pri, whole genome shotgun sequence DNA:
- the LOC121287162 gene encoding procathepsin L-like yields MAWEENMRYIEQHNLEHSMGKHTFTVGMNQFGDLTTEEFRQLLTASNIKKAENSTCKVFTAQEKVELPTTVDWRPKGYVTAVKDQGQCGSCWAFSTTGVLEGQVFRKTGKLISLSEQYLMDCSRAVGNAGCNGGSVLGGFLFIKEKGIASEQSYPYTAKDGNCTFNQNDIVATCKGVKQIPTGSEADLAAVVATVGPISAGIDAEHRSFMLYKSGIFYEPHCSTVKLDHGILVVGYGTENQKPFWIVKNSWGANWGNEGYVHMAKDMDNNCGIATNAVYPEV; encoded by the exons ATGGCTTGGGAAGAGAATATGAGATACATTGAACAACATAACCTGGAGCATTCAATGGGGAAACACACATTTACTGTGGGAATGAACCAGTTTGGAGATCTG ACCACTGAGGAGTTCAGGCAGCTTTTGACTGCATCCAACATAAAAAAAGCTGAGAACTCAACTTGCAAAGTGTTTACAGCTCAGGAGAAGGTTGAGCTGCCCACAACTGTTGACTGGCGTCCTAAAGGTTACGTTACTGCAGTGAAGGACCAG GGGCAATGTGGCTCGTGCTGGGCTTTCAGTACAACTGGAGTACTTGAAGGACAAGTATTTAGGAAAACAGGAAAGCTCATTTCCCTGAGTGAGCAGTACCTGATGGATTGTAGCAGAGCAGTAGGAAACGCAGGATGTAATGGTGGATCTGTCTTGGGCGGTTTCCTATTTATAAAGGAAAAGGGTATCGCTTCTGAGCAGTCCTATCCATACACTGCAAAG GATGGCAATTGTACATTCAACCAAAACGACATTGTCGCTACTTGCAAAGGTGTCAAACAGATTCCAACAGGTTCTGAAGCAGATTTAGCTGCAGTTGTGGCTACAGTTGGACCGATATCTGCCGGCATAGACgcagagcacagatctttcatgTTATACAAATCAG GAATATTTTATGAGCCTCACTGCAGTACTGTCAAACTGGATCATGGAATTTTGGTGGTTGGATATGGAACTGAAAATCAGAAGCCATTTTGGATTGTTAAAAACAG CTGGGGAGCAAACTGGGGCAATGAAGGATATGTCCACATGGCTAAGGACATGGATAACAACTGTGGAATTGCTACAAATGCAGTTTATCCTGAGGTGTGA